A window of the Phalacrocorax aristotelis chromosome 9, bGulAri2.1, whole genome shotgun sequence genome harbors these coding sequences:
- the FLRT2 gene encoding leucine-rich repeat transmembrane protein FLRT2 — protein MGLWTRMWPTDWAVLMKSWLIFSLGFYMQVSKTLACPKVCRCDRNFVYCNERSLTSVPLGIPEGVTVLYLHNNQINNAGFPAELHNVQSVHTVYLYGNQLDEFPMNLPKNVRVLHLQENNIQTISRAALAQLLKLEELHLDDNSISTVGVEDGAFREAISLKLLFLSKNHLSSVPVGLPVDLQELRVDENRIAVISDLAFQNLTSLERLIVDGNLLTNKGIAEGTFSHLSKLKEFSIVRNSLTYPPPDLPGTHLLRLYLQDNQITHIPLTAFSNLHKLERLDISNNQLRMLAKGVFDNLHNLRQLTVRNNPWLCDCSIKWVTEWLKFIPSSINVRGFMCQGPEQVRGMAVRELNMNMLSCPTTTPGLPLIITPVPATAIPTTLVPTSSVPPPSSKYNPLTPTITTLPTVPDREDRERVTPPISERIQLSIHFVNDTCIQVNWMSLFTVMAYKLTWVKMGHSLVGGIVQERIVSGEKQHLSLVNLEPKSTYRICLVPLDTYNNYRTVEDTVCSEATTKASFLSNGSNIPSSHEQTTSQNLGSPFLLAGLIGGAVIFVLVVLLSIFCWHMHKKGRYTSQKWKYNRGRRKDDYCEAGTKKDNSILEMTETSFQIVSLNNDQLLKGDFRLQPIYTPNGGINYTDCHIPNNMRYCNSNVSDLEHCHT, from the coding sequence ATGGGTTTGTGGACTAGAATGTGGCCCACAGATTGGGCTGTTCTCATGAAATCATGGCTTATCTTTTCCCTGGGGTTCTACATGCAGGTCTCCAAAACTTTGGCCTGCCCAAAAGTGTGCCGCTGTGACCGAAACTTTGTCTACTGTAATGAGCGAAGCTTGACCTCAGTGCCTCTTGGAATACCAGAGGGTGTAACCGTCCTCTACCTCCATAATAACCAAATTAATAATGCTGGATTTCCTGCAGAGTTGCACAATGTCCAGTCTGTGCACACAGTCTACCTGTATGGCAACCAATTAGATGAATTCCCTATGAACCTGCCCAAGAACGTTAGGGTTCTCCACCTGCAGGAAAACAACATTCAGACCATTTCTCGGGCTGCCCTTGCTCAGCTTTTGAAGCTGGAAGAGCTGCACCTGGATGACAACTCCATCTCCACTGTTGGCGTTGAGGATGGGGCATTCCGGGAAGCCATCAGCCTCAAGCTTCTGTTTTTGTCCAAGAATCACTTAAGCAGTGTACCAGTAGGACTTCCAGTGGACTTACAGGAACTTCGAGTAGACGAAAACCGAATTGCTGTCATTTCAGACCTGGCCTTCCAGAATCTTACGAGTCTGGAGCGTCTGATTGTAGATGGCAATCTCCTTACTAATAAAGGCATAGCTGAAGGCACCTTCAGCCACCTCTCCAAGCTCAAGGAATTCTCAATAGTGCGGAATTCACTGACCTATCCTCCTCCTGATCTTCCAGGTACACACCTGCTAAGGCTCTACTTGCAGGACAACCAGATAACCCATATACCACTTACAGCCTTTTCAAACCTCCACAAGCTGGAACGTCTCGATATTTCCAACAATCAACTTCGGATGTTGGCCAAAGGAGTATTTGATAATCTCCACAACCTGAGGCAACTCACTGTAAGGAATAATCCCTGGTTGTGTGACTGCAGTATTAAGTGGGTCACCGAATGGCTCAAATTTATTCCCTCTTCCATCAATGTACGGGGTTTTATGTGCCAGGGACCAGAGCAGGTCCGAGGTATGGCAGTCAGGGAGCTCAATATGAATATGTTGTCATGCCCTACCACCACTCCTGGTCTGCCACTTATCATCACCCCAGTCCCAGCTACAGCCATTCCAACTACATTAGTCCCCACCTCATCAGTTCCTCCCCCAAGCAGCAAATATAATCCTCTCACTCCCACCATAACCACACTCCCCACTGTGCCTGACAGGGAGGACAGAGAAAGGGTGACTCCTCCTATATCTGAACGGATTCAACTCTCCATCCATTTTGTGAATGACACCTGCATCCAAGTTAACTGGATGTCTCTTTTTACAGTGATGGCATATAAACTGACATGGGTTAAAATGGGCCATAGCCTGGTAGGAGGAATTGTTCAGGAACGAATAGTTAGTGGTGAGAAGCAACACCTAAGCTTGGTAAATCTGGAGCCCAAATCCACCTATCGGATTTGTTTGGTTCCACTGGATACTTATAACAATTACCGAACTGTAGAAGACACTGTCTGTTCAGAAGCCACAACCAAGGCTTCCTTTTTGAGCAATGGCAGCAACATCCCCTCCAGCCATGAGCAGACAACTTCTCAGAACCTGGGCTCCCCATTTCTGCTGGCAGGGTTGATTGGGGGTGCAGTGATATTTGTCCTAGTGGTCCTGCTTAGCATTTTTTGCTGGCACATGCACAAAAAAGGGCGTTACACTTCCCAGAAGTGGAAATATAACCGGGGCCGTCGGAAAGATGACTACTGCGAGGCAGGGACCAAGAAGGACAACTCCATCCTGGAGATGACGGAAACCAGCTTCCAGATTGTCTCCTTAAATAATGATCAGCTCCTTAAAGGAGATTTCAGACTGCAGCCCATTTATACCCCAAACGGGGGCATTAACTACACAGACTGCCACATCCCCAACAACATGCGATACTGCAACAGCAATGTCTCAGACCTGGAGCACTGTCATACGTGA